A genomic region of Metopolophium dirhodum isolate CAU chromosome 1, ASM1992520v1, whole genome shotgun sequence contains the following coding sequences:
- the LOC132940074 gene encoding uncharacterized protein LOC132940074, whose translation MDWDKPFPIAMQTKWSAFYQTPLKGTIIPRLELNGALLLAELVNKVSESWGFRLGSCQLWTDSIIVLSWINSQQTRLKSYVLNRISQILKLTDANQWHHVRTAENPADVISRGISAKELLVADLWWQGLRWMSNQNSQWNASEVQLIKDEEIPEQRTVKLALVIYLPLTKLFDPFSNWHKLVRSVAWLLRFIRYMKLKKTIEYPKHLLASELQGAKVAVIKWVQRESFHEEIKSLETNKELLRRSIIKNLQPFTKDGLIHVGGRLEYSNISEQQKHPLVLPARHKITRLIFEDRHRELLHCGPQALLTEIRRMYWPLRGRIMARSVTSRCVQCVIYVKAWKM comes from the exons ATGGATTGGGATAAACCGTTTCCAATAGCCATGCAAACAAAATGGAGCGCCTTCTACCAAA CACCTTTGAAAGGAACTATCATTCCACGCTTAGAGCTGAATGGAGCGCTATTACTTGCCGAATTAGTTAACAAAGTGTCAGAGTCATGGGGCTTCCGGTTGGGAAGTTGTCAATTATGGACTGATTCGATCATAGTCTTGAGTTGGATAAACAGTCAGCAAACCAGGTTAAAATCTTACGTTCTAAATCGAATAtctcaaattttgaaattaactgATGCGAACCAGTGGCACCATGTACGTACAGCCGAGAATCCTGCTGATGTTATTTCCCGTGGCATAAGTGCCAAGGAGCTGTTGGTAGCAGATCTCTGGTGGCAGGGACTAAGATGGATGTCAAATCAAAATAGCCAATGGAATGCTTCAGAAGTACAGTTAATCAAAGATGAAGAGATCCCGGAGCAGCGGACAGTAAAACTTGCATTAGTGATTTATCTACCATTAACTAAGCTCTTCGACCCTTTCTCGAACTGGCACAAACTAGTACGGTCAGTAGCATGGCTCTTACGATTCATAAGGTATATGAagctaaaaaaaactattgaatatcCGAAACATTTACTAGCTTCCGAGTTACAAGGCGCTAAAGTCGCTGTGATCAAATGGGTTCAAAGAGAGTCGTTTCACGAGGAGATAAAATCATTAGAAACTAATAAGGAACTACTTCGAAGAAGCATAATCAAGAATTTGCAGCCATTCACAAAAGACGGTCTAATCCATGTCGGCGGACGCCTAGAGTATTCCAACATATCTGAACAGCAAAAACATCCATTAGTACTACCAGCTAGGCACAAAATAACGCGCTTAATATTTGAAGATCGGCACCGAGAATTACTGCACTGTGGACCACAGGCTTTGTTGACCGAAATAAGAAGAATGTATTGGCCACTGAGAGGACGAATAATGGCACGTTCAGTAACATCACGTTGTGTTCAGTGTGTGATTTATGTCAAGGCGTGGAAAATGTAA
- the LOC132940067 gene encoding uncharacterized protein LOC132940067 gives MRKLQQRYDNKSLVIQSHIRAILDAPRVEVTSANELQKLHSCVSTHITALESLCQPVEHWDAWLVTIILRKLDQTTSHEWQLRRTNTDLPTYIKLEEFISGRCIAFESSETLDANEKGEEARYPTNSAIMKKTSNHTATRKGLIASIPNNIKCSCCSEPHKLYACSKFKDLSIGDRVTVVRDSRLCFNCFSPTHMATVCKSLYGCRTCRRRHNTLLHFDKVPEPQQTTEGERTTTERSNVSAAVSAFNGLEQNYTFLATAFVLVADKRSNQRKCRALLDSGSQNFISGNLAKSLQLECKRSNLPVGGIGASQVRAVSYVEVSVQSRLSDYWVKLVCYVLTTIVSNLPLCETPKEGWQIPDDLMSQLADPSFQNPGTVDLLIGGGVFFDVFNHCTSDTIKRQECSFELQQSWVDSNR, from the coding sequence ATGAGGAAGCTACAACAGAGATACGACAATAAAAGCTTGGTTATTCAGTCGCATATTCGTGCCATTCTCGACGCACCTCGGGTAGAGGTCACTTCGGCGAACGAATTGCAGAAGCTGCATTCATGTGTTTCAACTCATATCACCGCACTTGAATCGTTGTGCCAACCGGTTGAACACTGGGACGCATGGCTCGTAACAATTATTCTGAGGAAATTAGACCAGACCACAAGTCATGAATGGCAGTTGCGTCGAACTAACACCGATTTACCAACATATATCAAGCTGGAAGAATTCATTTCAGGTCGTTGTATTGCATTTGAGAGCTCCGAAACACTAGATGCTAATGAAAAGGGTGAGGAAGCAAGATATCCGACGAATAGCGCAATTATGAAGAAGACGTCTAATCATACAGCTACAAGAAAAGGACTCATAGCCTCAATtcccaataatataaaatgcagcTGCTGCTCTGAACCACATAAGCTATACGCATGTAGTAAGTTTAAAGATCTATCAATAGGAGATCGTGTCACAGTGGTTCGAGACTCGAGATTATGTTTTAACTGTTTTTCTCCAACTCACATGGCAACTGTATGTAAATCTCTTTATGGTTGTCGTACATGCAGACGAAGGCACAACACGCTGTTGCACTTTGACAAGGTTCCAGAGCCTCAACAAACCACCGAAGGGGAACGGACTACAACAGAGAGGTCAAACGTGTCGGCAGCTGTATCCGCTTTTAATGGACTAGAACAAAATTACACGTTTTTAGCAACTGCATTTGTCCTTGTTGCTGATAAGCGAAGCAATCAGCGCAAGTGTAGAGCTCTACTTGATAGCGGCTCACAGAATTTTATATCAGGGAACCTCGCCAAGTCGCTACAACTAGAATGTAAAAGGTCCAACCTACCAGTCGGTGGTATTGGAGCGAGCCAAGTGAGAGCTGTATCCTATGTTGAAGTCTCAGTTCAATCAAGACTGAGTGATTATTGGGTTAAATTGGTATGTTACGTGTTGACAACAATTGTAAGTAATTTACCATTATGTGAAACGCCAAAAGAGGGTTGGCAAATTCCAGATGACTTGATGTCACAACTAGCAGACCCGTCCTTTCAAAATCCAGGGACAGTTGATTTATTAATAGGTGGTGGAGTATTTTTTGATGTGTTCAACCACTGTACCTCAGATACCATTAAACGTCAAGAATGTAGTTTTGAACTTCAGCAATCTTGGGTGGATAGTAACCGGTGA
- the LOC132937084 gene encoding uncharacterized protein F21D5.5-like → MSELKTDDSFKFIVIVSDENPDQKFILQDDEPLILGKKQLTGIVNHRMSKNQMKIIADYSTSRVWVQQLGNSRSAVNNETMTKGEKRLLSYGDKITLLYKTNHTYHLDFLTPTYGIDYDKNNTLSLNEEIIPKIPLSNSTLLWDDRDDTLLVFNSSNIVHKDKIAVFDMVGMMIVALSGEAFPDDEDNWPTCNAEVIRSIKKLSDNDYKIVLFTYQGDIVGNIKKKNTFQKKIENIPKLIKTPVQVFIATRKDIYKKPAPGMWNILVSDFNGGISVDMENSFFCGGEAGRPAGFDSDGKPIKKDHSCSDRLFAINIGLKFYTPEEYFWKESTAEVFALPAFNSNDISSNIRYTDLSSTVLFSSKKEMIIMVGCPGSGKSYFAANKLICHDRMKIINRDILGSWQKCIAKTIKYLSSGSLSVVIDNRHPDVASRKQFIEIAKNLKVPCRVFLMKVSKEHAKHNSKFRELTDKLHTSVSEGAIDLYFSKFQKPTKKEGIKEIVPINFVPHFKDHNHEKLYKMFLL, encoded by the exons ATGTCAGAGCTGAAGACCGACGACAGTTTCaagtttattgttatagtatctGATGAAAATCCAGatcaaaaatttatattacaggATGATGAACCTTTAATATTGGGAAAAAAACAACTAACAGGAATAGTCAATCATAGGATGTCGAAAAatcaaa tgaaaattatAGCTGATTATTCTACGTCTAGAGTATGGGTTCAACAATTAGGTAATAGCAGGTCTGCTGTTAATAATGAAACTATGACAAAAGGAGAAAAGAGACTTTTAAGTTACGGAGAcaaaataacattgttatatAAAACTAATCACACTTATCATTTGGATTTTTTAACACCTACTTATGGTATAGATTACGACAAAAATAACACTCTTTCTTTAAATGAAGAAATTATACCTAAAATTCCTCTCTCGAATTCTACATTGTTATGGGATGATAGAGATGATACATTGTTAGTGTTTAATAGTTCAAATATTGTTCATAAAGAtaag aTAGCAGTCTTTGATATGGTTGGAATGATGATTGTTGCTCTGTCTGGTGAAGCTTTCCCTGATGATGAAGATAACTGGCCAACGTGTAACGCTGAAGTTATTagatctataaaaaaattgtcagaTAATGATTACAAAATAGTGCTGTTTACTTATCAAGGAGATATTGTtggtaatataaaaaagaaaaacacatttcaaaagaaaattgaaaatatcccTAAATTGATTAAAACACCAGTTCAAGTATTTATAGCCACTCGAAAAGATATATACAAAAAACCGGCACCAGGAATGTGGAATATTTTGGTTTCTGAT ttcaaTGGAGGTATATCAGTTGACATggagaatagttttttttgtggtGGTGAAGCAGGTCGGCCTGCTGGTTTTGATTCGGATGGTAAACCAATTAAAAAAGACCATTCGTGTAGTGACCGTTTATTTGCCATAAATATAGGTCTCAAATTTTATACTCCTGAAGAATACTTTTGGAAAGAATCTACTGCAGAAGTTTTTGCATTACCTGCGTTCAATTCAAATGACATTTCATCTAATATCCGTTACACAGATTTATCATCCACAGTATTGTTTTCTTCAAAAAAAGAA atGATCATAATGGTTGGTTGTCCTGGTTCAGGAAAAAGTTATTTTGCAGCTAATAAATTAATCTGTCATGAtcgtatgaaaataattaatagagaTATACTTGGTTCATGGCAAAAGTGTATTGCTAAGACTATCAAGTACTTAAGTAGTGGTAGTTTGAGTGTAGTGATTGACAATAGACATCCGGATGTAGCATCAAGAAAACAGTTCATTGAAAtagctaaaaatttaaaagtccCATGTCGAGTGTTTTTAATGAAAGTTTCCAAAGAACATGCAAAACATAATAGCAAA tttcGAGAATTAACTGATAAACTACACACAAGCGTATCGGAAGGGGCAATTGATTTATACTT ttcaaaattccaaaaaccaacCAAAAAAGAAGGCATTAAAGAAATAGTTCCAATAAATTTTGTTCCTCATTTTAAAGATCACAATCATGAAAAgctttacaaaatgtttttgctttaa